From one Peredibacter starrii genomic stretch:
- a CDS encoding aldo/keto reductase, with protein sequence MQTITFHNNHTMPQLGFGMWQVTGEEAVKSVKEAFKVGYRSIDSAQIYQNESELGLAIKESGIKRDELFITTKVWNEQHGYDTALRSFDESMKKLGLEKLDLILIHWPAPKKNLYVDTWKALIRLYKDKRVTNIGVSNFTPACLDQIIDTTGVVPVLNQIELHPHFQQKELRAYHDKHNIKTESWSPLGRGQVIQDPVIGQIAAKHKKTPAQVILRWHLDNGLIVIPKSVTPSRIAENFQIFNFKLDDADLKAIEKLDQAEGRIGPNPDTAEF encoded by the coding sequence ATGCAAACAATCACATTTCATAATAATCACACAATGCCTCAACTGGGTTTCGGTATGTGGCAGGTGACCGGTGAAGAGGCCGTTAAATCCGTCAAAGAAGCTTTCAAGGTTGGATACCGTTCAATCGATAGCGCTCAAATTTATCAAAATGAATCTGAGCTGGGTCTTGCGATTAAGGAAAGCGGAATTAAGCGCGATGAACTTTTCATCACAACCAAGGTTTGGAACGAGCAGCACGGGTATGATACTGCCCTTCGTTCATTTGACGAGAGTATGAAGAAGCTTGGTCTCGAGAAACTCGATCTCATCCTCATTCACTGGCCAGCGCCCAAGAAGAATCTTTACGTGGACACCTGGAAGGCCTTGATCCGGCTCTATAAAGACAAACGTGTGACAAATATTGGGGTTTCAAACTTCACCCCGGCTTGTCTAGATCAAATTATTGATACAACTGGAGTTGTTCCAGTTCTAAATCAAATTGAACTTCATCCTCACTTTCAACAAAAAGAGCTGCGTGCTTATCACGACAAACATAACATTAAGACAGAATCATGGAGTCCACTTGGTCGAGGCCAGGTCATTCAGGATCCTGTCATTGGGCAAATTGCGGCCAAGCATAAAAAAACTCCGGCACAAGTGATTCTTCGCTGGCACTTAGATAATGGTCTAATCGTAATTCCGAAATCAGTGACCCCATCTCGCATTGCCGAGAACTTCCAGATTTTTAATTTCAAGTTGGACGATGCTGATCTTAAAGCAATTGAAAAGCTCGATCAGGCAGAAGGACGAATTGGACCGAATCCAGATACGGCGGAGTTCTAA
- a CDS encoding VOC family protein — MLGVQSYLIFNGSCEDAMKLYCDVFGGDIQYVMRYKDAPQNAGMDTPANWKEKVMHANFIIRGVQLMASDSHPGSEIKIGNNVHLCVNYQKDEKMDDAFNKLSQGGKVLMPLQNTFWDARFGMIQDRFGNSWMFSQQLETK; from the coding sequence ATGCTTGGAGTACAATCTTATCTGATCTTCAATGGTAGCTGTGAAGATGCCATGAAACTTTACTGCGATGTTTTCGGCGGAGATATTCAATATGTTATGAGGTACAAAGACGCTCCTCAAAACGCAGGAATGGACACCCCTGCGAACTGGAAAGAAAAAGTAATGCATGCCAACTTCATCATTCGTGGCGTTCAACTCATGGCTTCAGACTCTCATCCAGGTTCAGAAATCAAAATTGGAAATAATGTTCACCTTTGTGTGAACTACCAAAAAGACGAGAAGATGGATGATGCTTTTAATAAGCTCTCTCAAGGAGGCAAAGTCTTAATGCCTCTTCAAAACACCTTTTGGGATGCTCGTTTTGGGATGATTCAAGATCGTTTTGGGAATAGCTGGATGTTTAGCCAGCAATTAGAGACGAAATAA
- a CDS encoding isochorismatase family protein yields MKKTSLWDSSQVALILIDYQEEMFAKIRSSDPNEVDLNVKLLLKAASALKIPTILSTVGVQMGVNQSTRKSIRDLVPNSTEIDRSSMNAWEDEAFKAAVKATGKKHLIFCALWTEICLAFPVVDALRDDYEVMIPVDAVGGLSHVSHDTAIDRMVQAGAIPNTSLALMTEFFRDWKDQRATLLRPLMVQYFKDEKQLLARSTSGESQVYN; encoded by the coding sequence ATGAAGAAAACATCTCTATGGGACTCGTCGCAAGTGGCCCTGATCCTGATTGATTATCAAGAAGAAATGTTCGCCAAGATTCGATCTAGTGATCCCAATGAAGTGGACCTCAACGTGAAACTTCTTCTTAAAGCGGCCAGCGCCTTAAAAATACCTACGATCTTAAGTACTGTAGGCGTTCAAATGGGTGTGAACCAATCAACTCGTAAATCAATCAGAGACTTGGTACCGAATTCAACTGAGATTGATCGATCAAGTATGAATGCTTGGGAAGATGAAGCTTTCAAAGCAGCAGTGAAAGCGACTGGTAAGAAGCATTTGATCTTCTGTGCTTTATGGACAGAAATTTGTCTCGCTTTTCCGGTGGTGGATGCACTCAGGGACGATTATGAAGTGATGATTCCAGTTGATGCTGTCGGTGGACTAAGTCATGTTTCTCACGACACAGCAATTGATCGCATGGTTCAAGCAGGAGCAATTCCTAATACTTCGCTAGCACTCATGACTGAGTTCTTCCGAGATTGGAAAGACCAACGTGCGACACTTCTACGTCCACTTATGGTTCAGTATTTTAAAGACGAGAAACAACTTCTCGCTCGTTCAACGAGTGGTGAATCGCAGGTATACAATTAA
- a CDS encoding cyclase family protein: protein MPFILSPMITSDSPGMWGEGLAYENKNIYSIESGKMPPVQYDEHVLRSHSLTHIETPAHTIKDGKRLDVYYKKPQNFYGQTLVIRLTGNNYVDKGNGVYHWVISKAEIEARLDALKVSQFPKKLLITTEVYPQNKQGYHDPNYVLTLSQESADFLVSHEEFHLYGTSWKSSDFNPGKPERPIHNTLFKQALILENLELKNVPEGSYFMSAFPLPIEGASESPVVPVLFSKDELELL, encoded by the coding sequence ATGCCTTTTATCCTTTCGCCGATGATTACCAGTGATTCTCCCGGAATGTGGGGCGAGGGTCTCGCTTATGAAAATAAGAACATTTATTCAATCGAATCAGGTAAGATGCCGCCGGTTCAATATGATGAACATGTTCTTCGTTCCCACAGCTTAACTCACATAGAAACTCCGGCCCATACCATCAAAGATGGAAAGCGATTGGATGTTTATTATAAAAAACCTCAAAACTTCTATGGACAGACCCTGGTGATTCGCCTGACTGGGAATAACTATGTTGATAAGGGGAATGGAGTTTATCATTGGGTCATTTCAAAAGCTGAAATTGAAGCACGATTGGATGCTTTGAAGGTCTCACAATTCCCAAAGAAGCTTCTTATTACAACTGAAGTGTATCCTCAGAACAAACAAGGTTATCATGATCCGAACTATGTTCTGACCCTTTCTCAGGAAAGTGCTGACTTCCTCGTTTCACATGAAGAATTTCACCTCTATGGAACGTCCTGGAAATCTTCTGACTTTAACCCGGGTAAACCTGAGCGTCCTATCCACAATACTCTTTTCAAGCAGGCACTCATCCTAGAGAACCTCGAACTCAAAAATGTTCCCGAAGGTTCTTACTTCATGTCTGCTTTCCCTTTACCAATTGAGGGTGCTTCTGAGTCTCCGGTGGTTCCAGTTTTATTTTCAAAAGACGAATTGGAGTTATTATGA
- a CDS encoding TolC family protein has translation MKASLVFILIFMNVSSYAMELTESRAISIFLEKNLSLVAARYDIEISQAAELTASLWPNPNVLLDSQLNSFGENWNQKNTGGPAQQDVIVTIPLDVNGIIKRKVKIAKFATKGSEARFQSALREGLYGMMDSLYKVQRLEREHELLQEKVQLLDKLIITLEKRIGSASNQTLLQGRARLALEDSKVEVQSNLMDQHEEKNKLRTYLLMETSEEITPNIIFKTQYSEKINPAELVKFAKENRPDFIALDLFGQQVEHEMDLNKREIWDELSLQVGASRQNEVGARPGQVGSSQLPSALSWMVGVVFPIPIFDRNQGKVLQSKIQRNQVLVKERLMGDVLAKDIETSIRKIELTNSNLNRYQTHQLGNAKTVRDSALRQFGTRSISLIEYLDAIDSYHIAIHKYINAQYDLTSELLKLKLISGQDIRP, from the coding sequence ATGAAAGCGAGTCTCGTTTTTATTCTTATTTTCATGAACGTATCTTCTTATGCAATGGAGCTTACTGAGAGTAGGGCGATATCCATATTTCTGGAAAAGAACCTTAGCTTGGTGGCCGCACGCTATGACATAGAAATCTCACAAGCGGCAGAACTCACCGCCAGTCTCTGGCCCAACCCCAATGTGTTACTCGACTCACAATTAAATTCCTTCGGAGAAAACTGGAACCAAAAGAATACTGGGGGACCAGCTCAGCAAGACGTCATCGTTACGATTCCCCTGGATGTTAACGGAATCATCAAAAGAAAAGTTAAAATCGCCAAATTTGCGACCAAAGGCTCTGAGGCCCGGTTTCAATCAGCGTTGCGCGAAGGGCTTTATGGGATGATGGATAGTTTGTATAAAGTTCAACGATTGGAAAGAGAGCATGAGCTCCTTCAGGAGAAAGTTCAACTTCTGGATAAACTTATTATTACGCTAGAGAAACGAATAGGTAGTGCTTCAAATCAAACACTTCTTCAGGGCCGCGCAAGACTTGCCTTGGAAGACTCTAAAGTTGAAGTGCAATCTAATCTTATGGATCAGCATGAAGAAAAGAACAAACTGAGGACTTATCTTTTGATGGAGACCTCTGAAGAAATTACTCCCAATATTATTTTCAAGACTCAGTATTCTGAAAAGATTAATCCTGCTGAACTCGTGAAGTTTGCCAAAGAAAACCGCCCTGATTTTATTGCGCTTGATCTTTTTGGACAGCAAGTAGAACATGAAATGGATTTAAATAAACGCGAAATTTGGGACGAGCTCTCACTTCAAGTCGGGGCCTCTCGACAGAACGAAGTAGGGGCGAGGCCTGGACAAGTGGGAAGCTCTCAATTACCGAGTGCTTTGTCCTGGATGGTTGGGGTCGTATTTCCCATCCCTATTTTTGATCGCAATCAGGGGAAGGTTCTTCAAAGTAAGATTCAAAGAAATCAGGTTTTGGTGAAGGAGCGACTCATGGGGGACGTCCTTGCTAAAGATATTGAGACTTCAATTCGAAAAATTGAATTAACCAACAGCAATTTAAATCGTTATCAAACTCATCAACTGGGAAATGCCAAAACTGTTCGTGATTCTGCTCTAAGGCAATTTGGTACCAGGAGTATTTCATTGATTGAATATCTTGATGCAATCGACTCCTACCACATAGCAATTCATAAATACATCAATGCTCAATATGATCTCACCTCAGAATTATTGAAACTTAAACTCATTTCTGGACAAGATATCCGGCCCTGA
- a CDS encoding YceI family protein, translated as MKILLFALCLLPTLTFATRYRTDPDHTRIGFRVMHMMINQVNGQFNNFIGTFDFDPKAGTLKDTSFVVKTTSIDTGVQKRDDHLRSKEFFNVEKFPEMTITNSKITKKKNNDYKWTGDLTLLGVTKPVTFDLTYNGSRKDMEGKTKVGFTAKGKINRKDFGMPFDAPVSGGGLLVGNDVDILLDIEAFEEK; from the coding sequence ATGAAAATTTTGCTTTTTGCGCTTTGTCTTCTTCCTACCCTTACCTTCGCTACTCGTTATAGAACTGATCCTGATCACACTCGCATTGGCTTCAGGGTGATGCATATGATGATCAATCAAGTTAACGGACAATTTAATAATTTCATTGGGACATTTGATTTTGATCCAAAAGCAGGAACGTTGAAAGACACGAGCTTTGTGGTGAAAACCACAAGCATCGATACCGGTGTTCAAAAGCGCGATGATCATCTTCGCTCAAAAGAATTCTTCAACGTTGAAAAGTTTCCTGAGATGACCATCACAAATAGCAAAATTACCAAGAAGAAAAACAATGATTATAAATGGACCGGAGACCTCACTCTTCTTGGAGTCACTAAACCCGTCACATTTGATCTCACCTATAACGGAAGTAGAAAAGATATGGAAGGTAAAACCAAGGTGGGTTTTACAGCCAAGGGGAAAATAAATCGTAAAGACTTCGGCATGCCTTTCGATGCTCCAGTAAGTGGCGGAGGTCTACTCGTAGGAAATGATGTAGATATTTTGCTGGATATAGAGGCCTTCGAAGAAAAATAG
- a CDS encoding TMEM175 family protein, which translates to MKNESFVVNSTSRIEAFSDGVFAIAITLLILELKVPVVTVIQDKRDLMIALKDLWPSYFAYVFSFIIIGIYWLNHHYIFQLFKRVNHTFGILNLFFLMSISFLPFPTAVLAEYLDDDVHRFSAVTFYTFGLLLPAIAWTANWIYGSKEYRLIDHNLSAEFIGKLTRLYSWSTVVYVLALILSLINEWLGLATCVILTLHFLFPPVKPVYKERLSVQN; encoded by the coding sequence ATGAAAAACGAATCGTTTGTTGTTAACTCTACCTCTCGTATTGAGGCCTTTAGTGATGGAGTATTTGCCATTGCTATCACTCTTCTCATTCTTGAACTGAAGGTGCCGGTTGTCACTGTCATTCAAGACAAAAGAGATCTGATGATCGCTCTCAAAGACCTTTGGCCCTCTTACTTTGCCTATGTATTCAGTTTTATCATCATTGGTATTTACTGGTTAAATCATCACTACATTTTCCAACTTTTTAAACGCGTGAATCATACTTTTGGAATTCTGAATCTCTTCTTCTTGATGTCGATTTCTTTTCTACCTTTTCCGACTGCGGTTCTTGCTGAGTATCTAGATGATGATGTTCATCGTTTCTCGGCAGTAACTTTTTATACTTTTGGTCTTCTTCTTCCGGCCATTGCATGGACTGCAAACTGGATCTATGGGAGCAAGGAATACCGCTTAATTGACCACAATTTGAGTGCTGAGTTCATTGGGAAACTGACCCGTCTATACTCATGGTCCACTGTGGTTTATGTCCTGGCACTCATCCTTTCGCTGATCAATGAATGGTTGGGACTTGCTACTTGTGTGATCCTGACCCTGCATTTTCTGTTTCCTCCAGTAAAACCTGTCTATAAAGAGCGCCTAAGTGTTCAAAATTAA
- a CDS encoding S1 family peptidase has translation MKKLIFAILLLSAQVYAAPGFFNPNDPKLPPKLKTAAESVYQVRTAFFEDYENYSDLEAIDLTKTDIKEVFAFIDNTTIDKQDKEIQKAFLKRCKTQEEKENCIIPGKISIGSGFITGSGSKLWTNAHVLERMLKTKAATNEKTIQDLLKSKNKMPLFIFDKNGNMVFNGLEEEVTFAAVPHQTQLTQRGGTFYGIDSDYLAIQLPKNIGKPLKVAKQLTSDDVASIGYPACTGCETPEGEDPMDYIDRAPYQNAENCLEKVTGGKLITPETFGQLLQINQQLMNSVDKRTFVAHTADSQHGMSGGPILNFNGEVVGINAGGKTIQSQNGIQRISRGVRPPELFKEP, from the coding sequence ATGAAAAAATTAATCTTTGCTATTCTCCTTTTAAGCGCACAAGTTTACGCGGCCCCTGGTTTTTTTAATCCTAATGACCCCAAGCTTCCGCCAAAACTTAAAACAGCGGCCGAATCGGTCTATCAGGTGAGAACGGCCTTTTTTGAAGATTATGAAAACTACTCTGACTTAGAGGCCATTGACCTTACCAAAACTGATATTAAAGAAGTCTTTGCGTTCATCGATAATACGACTATCGATAAACAAGATAAAGAAATCCAAAAGGCCTTCTTAAAGAGATGTAAAACTCAGGAAGAAAAAGAAAACTGTATCATACCTGGTAAGATCTCCATCGGCAGTGGGTTTATCACTGGTTCAGGAAGTAAGCTTTGGACCAATGCCCATGTTCTTGAGCGTATGCTTAAAACAAAAGCTGCCACGAATGAAAAAACGATTCAAGATCTTTTAAAATCAAAAAACAAAATGCCACTTTTTATTTTCGATAAAAACGGCAATATGGTTTTTAATGGTCTGGAAGAAGAAGTGACTTTTGCCGCTGTTCCACACCAGACTCAACTGACTCAAAGGGGTGGAACCTTCTACGGAATCGACTCTGATTATTTGGCGATTCAACTCCCAAAAAATATCGGAAAACCACTTAAAGTGGCCAAGCAATTAACGAGTGATGATGTGGCCTCAATTGGATATCCGGCCTGTACAGGTTGCGAAACACCTGAAGGTGAAGATCCAATGGATTACATTGATCGGGCTCCTTATCAAAATGCAGAAAATTGTCTGGAAAAAGTCACTGGCGGAAAGCTCATTACACCGGAGACCTTTGGACAATTACTCCAAATCAATCAGCAACTAATGAATTCTGTGGATAAAAGAACATTCGTGGCCCATACCGCAGATTCTCAACACGGTATGAGCGGTGGACCAATTCTTAACTTCAATGGAGAGGTCGTTGGAATCAATGCTGGTGGAAAAACAATTCAATCCCAGAATGGAATTCAAAGAATTTCACGAGGCGTAAGACCACCGGAATTATTTAAAGAGCCATAG
- a CDS encoding endonuclease/exonuclease/phosphatase family protein: MKKHVLSALALVLFFNVDVKAQQELVSDYFKKVPLEEAHVFGGETSLSSFNPKSIKVLVWNIKKTQEPAWQTEFLSFGRGRELFLLQEVYPNELFKNTLGVLSKFRWDMGISFRYVLMNDLPTGTMIGSKVEPIEVIIKHTPDLEPMTETPKAMTLARYPLTDRKDDFLVINIHGINFTDFYSFQRQINQAKEEIENHEGPVLIAGDFNTRNRERTEYMYKVMKALKMEEVSFKNANQRMVAKFSTYYLDYAFVRGLKVTNAEVLGGAKGSDHKPMTLDLSL, from the coding sequence ATGAAGAAACACGTCCTTTCAGCACTGGCACTGGTGCTGTTTTTCAATGTTGATGTCAAGGCCCAGCAAGAGCTGGTCTCAGATTACTTTAAGAAAGTTCCTCTTGAAGAGGCCCATGTTTTTGGTGGTGAGACTTCACTTTCAAGCTTCAATCCTAAATCGATTAAGGTTCTTGTTTGGAACATTAAAAAGACCCAGGAGCCGGCCTGGCAAACTGAGTTTCTTTCATTTGGTCGTGGTCGCGAATTGTTCCTTCTTCAGGAAGTTTATCCGAATGAACTTTTTAAAAATACACTAGGTGTTCTTAGTAAATTTCGTTGGGACATGGGCATCAGTTTTCGTTATGTCCTCATGAATGACCTTCCCACTGGAACTATGATTGGTTCGAAGGTCGAGCCAATTGAGGTCATCATCAAGCACACTCCTGATCTTGAGCCGATGACGGAAACACCAAAGGCCATGACTTTGGCCCGTTATCCGCTAACCGATAGAAAAGATGATTTTCTCGTGATTAATATTCACGGAATCAACTTCACAGATTTCTATTCTTTCCAGAGACAAATCAATCAGGCAAAAGAAGAGATCGAGAATCATGAAGGTCCGGTTTTAATCGCTGGAGATTTCAATACTCGCAATAGAGAGCGCACTGAATACATGTACAAGGTGATGAAGGCGCTTAAGATGGAAGAGGTCAGTTTCAAAAACGCCAACCAGAGAATGGTGGCGAAATTCTCTACTTACTATTTGGATTATGCTTTTGTTCGTGGTCTTAAAGTAACGAACGCAGAAGTTCTAGGTGGGGCCAAGGGTAGTGATCATAAACCAATGACCCTTGACCTATCTCTTTAG
- a CDS encoding aldo/keto reductase — protein MEYRKLGGSGFNVPVLSFGTATFGGGNEFFKAWGSTDVKEATRLIDLCMDHGVNFFDTANGYSAGMSEEILGAAIKGKRNKLLISTKSTFPMGSGPNDYGSSRWSIIKECDDSLRRMGTDYIDLYYMHGFDANTNVEETLRALDDLVRAGKIRYIGCSNFSGWHLMKSLSVSERYGWSKYVAHQAYYSLVGREFEWELMPLAKDQQVSTVVWSPMAGGALSGKITRKTPPAADSRSAKMDFVVSAKSDHLYNVVDVLHEVASEVGKTVPQVVLNWVLSRPTVASIIIGARNEEQLKQNFGAIGWKLSPEQIAKLDAVSDTKPIYPYWHQKQFPMLGH, from the coding sequence ATGGAATATAGAAAATTAGGTGGGTCTGGCTTTAATGTTCCGGTTCTAAGTTTTGGAACGGCCACTTTTGGTGGGGGTAACGAGTTCTTTAAAGCATGGGGAAGCACCGATGTGAAAGAGGCAACTCGTCTTATCGATCTTTGTATGGATCATGGGGTGAATTTTTTTGATACGGCCAATGGATACTCGGCAGGTATGTCGGAAGAAATTCTTGGGGCCGCAATTAAGGGCAAACGAAATAAGCTTCTTATTTCGACAAAATCAACCTTTCCCATGGGAAGTGGTCCCAACGATTATGGTTCATCTCGCTGGTCAATCATCAAAGAGTGTGACGATAGCCTTCGCCGCATGGGCACTGACTATATTGACCTCTATTACATGCATGGATTTGATGCCAATACAAATGTTGAGGAAACTCTCAGAGCATTGGATGATCTCGTACGCGCCGGTAAGATTCGCTACATCGGTTGCTCAAATTTTTCTGGCTGGCACTTAATGAAATCACTTTCTGTATCTGAAAGATATGGATGGTCAAAGTATGTTGCCCATCAGGCCTATTATTCACTAGTAGGGCGTGAATTTGAGTGGGAGCTTATGCCTTTGGCAAAAGATCAGCAGGTTTCAACTGTTGTTTGGAGTCCGATGGCCGGTGGCGCTCTTTCTGGAAAGATCACACGTAAAACTCCACCTGCTGCCGATTCTCGTTCGGCGAAAATGGATTTCGTGGTGTCGGCGAAATCAGATCATCTTTATAATGTGGTGGATGTTCTTCATGAAGTCGCAAGTGAAGTAGGAAAGACCGTTCCTCAAGTGGTTCTTAACTGGGTTCTTTCACGTCCTACAGTTGCAAGCATCATTATTGGTGCACGTAACGAAGAGCAGTTAAAACAAAACTTCGGAGCAATTGGATGGAAGCTTTCACCTGAACAAATCGCCAAGCTCGATGCTGTATCAGATACGAAGCCCATTTACCCTTATTGGCACCAAAAACAATTTCCAATGTTGGGTCATTAA
- a CDS encoding NAD(P)H-dependent flavin oxidoreductase, producing the protein MNFLGTELPIIQAPMAGANDSAMVIEVCKAGGLGSLPCANLSSDQIRSEVARIRAATDKPFNLNFFCHHPPGNNPEQEVNWKKRLADYYQEFAIDLNQTIPVPPRKAFDEEMCRLVEEIKPAVVSFHFGLPHEDLVKRVKAIGAKVLSSATTLPEALWLEAHGCDAIIAQGFEAGGHRGIFLHNDLSTQVGTMSLVPLIVDSVKIPVIASGGISDIRGVKAAFVLGASMVQVGTAYLFTPEAKVSPVHRKILNEAKTHETALTNVFTGRPARGFMNRIMREVGPISTDAPEFPTAVNALAPLKAKTEPHGSGDFMPLWSGQSAGLAREMSAFDLTKLLGTGM; encoded by the coding sequence ATGAATTTTCTCGGCACTGAACTTCCTATCATTCAGGCACCCATGGCCGGGGCCAATGATTCGGCAATGGTCATTGAAGTTTGTAAGGCAGGGGGGCTTGGCTCTCTTCCTTGCGCCAATTTAAGTTCTGACCAGATCCGAAGTGAGGTCGCCAGAATTCGTGCTGCCACTGATAAACCGTTTAACCTCAATTTCTTTTGTCATCATCCTCCGGGCAATAATCCGGAACAAGAAGTAAATTGGAAAAAACGTTTGGCGGATTATTATCAAGAATTTGCTATTGATCTCAATCAAACTATCCCAGTACCTCCTAGGAAAGCTTTTGATGAGGAAATGTGCAGGCTAGTTGAAGAAATTAAACCGGCAGTGGTGAGCTTTCACTTCGGACTTCCTCATGAAGATCTGGTTAAAAGAGTTAAGGCCATTGGAGCAAAGGTTCTTTCTTCTGCCACCACACTTCCTGAAGCTCTTTGGCTTGAGGCCCATGGTTGTGACGCGATTATCGCTCAAGGCTTTGAGGCCGGCGGGCATCGTGGAATCTTTCTTCACAATGATCTTTCGACTCAAGTTGGTACCATGTCTCTCGTTCCATTAATCGTGGACTCGGTAAAAATTCCAGTGATAGCAAGCGGTGGGATTTCTGATATCAGGGGAGTGAAGGCCGCCTTTGTTCTTGGAGCTTCAATGGTTCAAGTGGGCACGGCCTATTTATTTACTCCAGAAGCGAAGGTCTCGCCAGTTCATAGAAAGATCCTAAATGAGGCGAAGACTCATGAAACGGCACTTACCAACGTCTTCACAGGTAGACCTGCAAGAGGCTTCATGAACCGAATCATGCGTGAAGTGGGACCCATTTCTACGGATGCTCCTGAATTCCCTACGGCGGTTAATGCCTTGGCACCTCTTAAGGCAAAGACTGAACCTCATGGATCAGGGGACTTCATGCCTCTGTGGTCAGGTCAATCCGCAGGCTTAGCTCGTGAAATGAGTGCTTTTGACCTCACAAAACTTCTAGGGACTGGTATGTAA
- a CDS encoding endonuclease/exonuclease/phosphatase family protein, which yields MKFLLPMLFMMSSLSYAKTFKLMQYNVENLFDTRHDQNKEDYVYLPLNVKNRIPGMNEYCAKQGSPFNVNQCLNLDWTEPKLQRKLQNIAQVIRSYDNSGQGPDVVVIEEIENRNVLNQLATQGLRGLYRFQVLLEGEDERGIDIGILSKYPVISAQRYPLVINGQRVGTRGITGVALNVEGKTVAVFGNHWPSQSNPVQFREASARMLNELAKQSRADLIVAAGDFNTLPTDVPSPFNHLVDFVDAEREARKVNRNLHPGTHFFKGEWSSLDHIFIHKSSKMKPRFDRFQIMNRPFIMKRDERGSGQMIPNRFDFDNATGYSDHLPMTMEFEY from the coding sequence ATGAAATTTTTGTTACCAATGCTGTTTATGATGTCTTCTCTTTCTTACGCCAAAACGTTCAAGCTCATGCAGTACAACGTTGAGAATCTCTTCGACACCCGCCACGACCAAAACAAGGAAGACTATGTTTACTTGCCCCTCAATGTGAAGAATCGCATTCCGGGGATGAATGAGTATTGCGCTAAACAGGGCTCACCATTTAATGTGAACCAATGTTTAAACCTGGATTGGACGGAACCAAAACTTCAAAGGAAGCTTCAAAACATCGCGCAGGTAATTCGCTCCTACGACAATAGCGGACAAGGTCCTGACGTAGTTGTTATCGAGGAAATCGAAAATAGAAATGTTCTAAATCAACTTGCGACTCAAGGTCTAAGAGGTCTTTACCGCTTCCAGGTTCTTCTGGAAGGTGAAGACGAACGCGGAATCGATATTGGGATTCTTTCTAAATATCCGGTTATTTCTGCTCAACGCTACCCTCTTGTGATCAATGGTCAGAGAGTTGGAACTCGCGGTATCACTGGTGTTGCTCTTAATGTTGAAGGAAAGACCGTTGCCGTGTTCGGTAACCACTGGCCAAGCCAAAGTAACCCAGTTCAATTTCGCGAGGCCTCTGCTCGTATGTTAAATGAACTAGCAAAACAAAGTCGTGCTGATCTGATTGTTGCTGCCGGTGACTTTAATACTCTACCGACTGATGTACCTTCACCTTTTAATCACCTGGTGGATTTCGTAGACGCTGAAAGAGAGGCCAGAAAAGTGAATCGAAACCTTCACCCTGGAACTCACTTCTTTAAGGGAGAATGGTCTTCTCTGGATCATATTTTCATTCACAAGAGCTCAAAGATGAAACCGCGCTTTGACCGCTTTCAGATTATGAATCGACCGTTCATCATGAAGCGTGATGAAAGAGGATCTGGGCAAATGATTCCAAATCGCTTTGACTTTGACAATGCGACCGGGTACTCAGACCACCTTCCTATGACAATGGAATTTGAATACTAA